One window from the genome of Anopheles merus strain MAF chromosome 3R, AmerM5.1, whole genome shotgun sequence encodes:
- the LOC121596768 gene encoding Krueppel homolog 2: MSDQQRDQQSQQRQTGFAALKEHVLANKLETTQWVSRVLTIYFALGYVLPFLYGNSVNAYYKVLMANAATSAIRLHQRLPPFTLSRAYLQQTMLEDSFHYLLFSLIFLYVYPLLVIILPVILFSLLHSTSYSLTLLDTLGQNSWWGARLLISVVEFQTRNILRLAACSEILIMPITVLLVFFGKAGIMTPLVYYQFLVMRYSSRRNPYTRNMFYEFRLVAENFANGASTPPVLRKGLHAAIGFISRLAPPTVVQPQQQGQ; the protein is encoded by the exons ATGAGCGATCAACAGCGAGATCAACAATCGCAACAGAGGCAAACTGGTTTTGCCGCACTGAAGGAGCATGTTTTGGCAAACAAACTGGAAACGACGCAATGGGTGTCCCGCGTGTTAACCATCTACTTTGCGCTAGGATATGTCTTACCGTTCCTGTACGG TAACTCCGTTAATGCCTACTACAAAGTGCTGATGGCAAATGCAGCTACCAGTGCGATACGGTTACACCAACGTTTACCTCCATTTACGCTGTCCCGTGCCTATCTGCAGCAAACGATGCTAGAGGACTCGTTTCACTATCTGCTGTTTTCTTTGATATTCCTCTACGTATACCCGTTATTAGTGATCATCCTGCCCGTCATCCTTTTCTCGCTGCTTCATTCCACGAGCTATTCCTTGACTCTACTCGAC ACACTGGGGCAAAATTCTTGGTGGGGAGCCCGTTTGTTGATTTCAGTGGTTGAGTTCCAGACGCGCAACATTCTTAGGCTTGCCGCCTGCAGTGAGATTTTGATTATGCCAATAACTGTGCTGCTGGTGTTTTT TGGCAAAGCCGGCATCATGACACCGCTGGTGTACTATCAATTTTTGGTAATGCGCTATTCGTCCCGGCGCAATCCCTACACGCGAAACATGTTCTACGAGTTCCGATTGGTGGCGGAGAATTTTGCCAATGGCGCAAGCACACCACCGGTTTTACGTAAAGGCCTGCACGCTGCGATCGGTTTCATCAGCCGGTTAGCACCACCTACGGTAGTGCAGCCGCAACAACAGGGACAGTAA
- the LOC121597299 gene encoding mitochondrial import inner membrane translocase subunit Tim23 encodes MSDDFLSKPLSFGAPQSSGIAASPQLQPLSPYLNYDTRYLQTQPEFIFPEGASKQRGRFELAFSQIGSSAMIGACIGGAGGLYNGMNATRLANQTGKLRRTQLLNHVMKQGAATANTFGTIAVMYSAFGVLLQYARGEDDEINTIAAGGATGLLYKSTAGLRKCAIGGGIGLALTSMYVLWSVAGGGTKKLSDLKSQFL; translated from the exons ATGAGCGACGACTTCTTAAGTAAACCTCTATCCTTTGGAGCTCCACAATCTTCCG GAATCGCCGCAAGTCCCCAACTGCAGCCTTTGTCGCCGTACTTGAACTACGATACTCGGTACCTGCAAACGCAACCCGAGTTTATTTTTCCCGAAGGAGCATCCAAACAGCGAGGGCGGTTCGAACTCGCTTTCTCACAGATTGGTTCCTCAGCTATGATTGGTGCGTGCATTGGTGGCGCTGGTGGACTGTACAATGGAATGAATGCAACGAGACTTGCAAACCAAACAGGAAAACTGCGTCGAACACA ATTGCTAAACCATGTAATGAAACAAGGCGCAGCGACCGCCAACACGTTCGGTACGATAGCGGTCATGTATTCGGCGTTTGGTGTCCTACTACAGTATGCTAGAGGCGAAGACGATGAGATTAATACAATTGCAGCTGGTGGTGCTACTGGTCTACTGTACAAATCCACAGCAGGGCTTCGGAAATGTGCCATCGGTGGTGGCATTGGATTAGCGCTAACATCAATGTATGTGCTATGGAGTGTGGCTGGTGGAGGCACAAAAAAACTGAGTGATCTCAAGTCACAATTCTTGTAA
- the LOC121595877 gene encoding protein disulfide-isomerase A5: MKMKLSVVLFIIAALGIASAYAKTQKSPVIDNITDMKELKKLFRTKTNVLILFVAGMKENNALLASFRDAAHAVKGQGTMVLFDCNNSEVKKICKKLKATPAPFALKHFKDGDFHKDYDRQLTTTSMVNFMRDPTGDLPWEEDPIGADVVHVPDAVTLGKFLKKEVKPTLVMFYAPWCGFCKTLKPEFSAAATELKGRYVLAAIDVNRPENSIIRKQYNITGFPTLLYYENGRMKYTFEGENNKAGIVAFMKNPAAPTPTKPKEADWASESSSEIVHLTAGSFEPALKDEKSVLVMFYAPWCGHCKKMKPEYEKAAEIMKAKNIPGVLAALDATKEASVGQQYGVKGYPTVKYFSNGEFKFDVNVREADKIVKFMENPTEPPPPPAPETPWEDEPSEVVHLNEETFKPFLKKKKHVLVMFYAPWCGHCKRAKPEFARAAEHFKEDPKTELAAVDCTRHSAVCSSYEVRGYPTIKYFSYLKTVRDYNGGRTETDFIAYLKDPSATPLKTDKVAEPFGDFPGSDKILILTDVNFEEVSKREPNLLVMFYAPWCGHCKHMKPDFAKVAQLLATEKVSAKVAALDCTVHMKTAEKFQIRGYPTLKLFANGQFRRNYEGKRTAQDMLQFLRTDGAVAKDEL; the protein is encoded by the exons TCCCGTTATCGACAATATAACGGACATGAAAGAACTGAAGAAACTGTTtcgcacaaaaacaaatgttcTGATACTGTTCGTGGCAGGAATGAAGGAAAACAATGCACTGCTGGCGTCCTTCAGAGATGCAGCGCATGCTGTAAAAGGCCAGGGCACGATGGTGCTGTTCGATTGCAACAATTCTGAGGTgaagaaaatttgcaaaaagctCAAGGCCACACCAGCACCCTTTGCACTGAAGCATTTCAAAGACGGCGACTTCCATAAGGATTACGATCGGCAGCTAACGACAACCAGCATGGTTAATTTTATGCGCGATCCAACCGGAGATCTGCCTTGGGAAGAGGATCCAATCGGTGCCGACGTGGTACACGTTCCCGATGCCGTG ACATTGGgtaaatttttgaaaaaagaagTGAAGCCAACACTGGTGATGTTTTACGCTCCGTGGTGTGGTTTCTGTAAGACGCTCAAGCCCGaattttctgctgctgcaacgGAACTGAAAGGACGATATGTGCTGGCAGCAATTGACGTAAATCGTCCCGAAAACTCGATCATTCGCAAGCAATACAACATTACCGGGTTTCCTACATTACTATATTACGA GAACGGTCGGATGAAGTACACATTCGAGGGAGAAAATAACAAAGCAGGAATTGTGGCATTTATGAAAAATCCGGCCGCCCCAACACCGACCAAGCCAAAGGAAGCGGATTGGGCTTCAGAAAGCTCATCCGAAATTGTGCATTTGACGGCGGGAAGCTTTGAACCTGCCTTGAAGGACGAAAAATCGGTGCTAGTAATGTTTTACGCACCGTGGTGTGGTCACTGCAAAAAGATGAAACCTGAGTACGAAAAAGCGGCCGAAATTATGAAAGCCAAAAACATTCCCGGAGTTCTTGCAGcgctcgatgcaacaaaggaaGCATCTGTAGGCCAGCAGTATGGCGTGAAAGGCTATCCGACGGTCAAGTATTTTAGCAATGGTGAATTTAAATTCGATGTGAATGTTCGAGAGGCGGATAAGATCGTAAAGTTTATGGAG AATCCAACAGAGCCGCCACCTCCTCCTGCGCCAGAAACGCCATGGGAAGACGAACCGTCGGAGGTGGTACATTTGAATGAGGAAACGTTTAAACCATTcctgaagaaaaagaagcacgTACTAGTGATGTTTTATGCGCCAT GGTGCGGGCATTGTAAGCGAGCAAAGCCGGAATTCGCACGAGCGGCCGAACATTTCAAAGAGGATCCAAAAACGGAGCTGGCAGCGGTCGACTGTACCCGTCACAGTGCCGTTTGTTCGTCTTACGAAGTACGCGGATATCCTACAATTAAGTATTTCAGCTACCTAAAAACCGTACGCGACTACAATGGTGGACGGACTGAGACTGATTTTATTGCCTACCTGAAGGATCCCAGCGCAACACCCTTGAAGACTGACAAAGTAGCCGAGCCGTTTGGAGATTTTCCCGGTTCTGATAAGATACTTATTTTAACTGACGTCAACTTCGAAGAGGTGTCCAAACGGGAACCGAATCTGCTAGTTATGTTCTACGCTCCGTGGTGTGGCCATTGCAAGCACATGAAGCCCGACTTTGCCAAGGTAGCTCAGCTTTTGGCAACCGAGAAAGTCTCGGCCAAGGTGGCTGCCCTCGATTGCACGGTACATATGAAAACGGCCGAAAAGTTCCAAATACGGGGCTATCCGACGCTGAAGCTCTTCGCCAACGGGCAATTCCGGCGAAACTACGAAGGCAAGCGCACTGCGCAAGATATGCTTCAGTTCCTGCGGACTGATGGTGCAGTGGCCAAAGATGAGCTGTAA
- the LOC121596769 gene encoding protein-lysine N-methyltransferase CG9154 has protein sequence MFTIDPHMALPESKISAPAEDTSDDEGCVLPADTMLILQQFLQEKALKERSEEAGTEPAGCFEENWQLSQFWYNEETKQKLALIVKHLQENNDSDTFQVALLSAPSAFKHVVKENKNAMLFEFDERFASYGENFQQYDYNKAFDAGYMDAYAHQFNLVIADPPFLSEECIEKMGVIVKKITKQEGKIVLCSGAVVHYWAKKHFGVSMCEFRPEHERNLGNEFRSYANFDLDSILNKEQ, from the exons atgtttacAATCGATCCTCACATGGCTCTGCCTGAATCGAAAATATCTGCTCCTGCGGAAGATACCAGTGATGATGAGGGCTGCGTTTTACCAGCAGACACGATGCTCATCTTGCAACAGTTCCTACAAGAGAAGGCTTTAAAAGAGCGCTCTGAAGAAGCCGGAACTGAGCCGGCAGGATGCTTTGAAGAAAATTGG CAACTAAGCCAATTTTGGTACAACGAAGAAACGAAACAGAAACTTGCACTAATCGTGAAACATTTGCAAGAAAATAATGATTCCGATACGTTTCAAGTAGCGCTTTTATCTGCACCTTCTGCGTTTAAGCACGTGGTGAAGGAAAATAAGAACG CAATGCTATTTGAATTTGACGAACGATTTGCTTCTTATGGAGAGAACTTTCAGCAATATGACTATAATAAAGCATTTGATGCGGGCTACATGGACGCATATGCCCATCAATTCAACCTGGTAATCGCCGACCCACCGTTCCTGTCTGAAGAGTGTATTGAAAAGATGGGGGTGATAGTGAAAAAGATTACCAAGCAGGAGGGCAAAATTGTTCTTTGCTCTGGGGCCGTAGTGCACTATTGGGCAAAGAAACATTTCGGTGTTAGCATGTGCGAATTTCGGCCAGAGCATGAACGTAACTTAGGCAATGAGTTTCGATCGTACGCTAATTTCGATTTGGACAGCATCTTGAATAAAGAACAGTGA
- the LOC121595878 gene encoding 60S ribosomal protein L24, whose product MKIGLCAFSGFKIYPASGKTLVKADGKTFTFLNKKCERSFLMKRNPRKVKWTVLYRRKHKKGIVEEAAKKRTRRTQKFQRAIVGASLSDIMAKRNMKPEVRKAQREQAIKAAKEAKKAKQTDKKPKAAQPNPKQQKTKAAKVAQKAAPRVGGKR is encoded by the exons ATGAA GATCGGACTGTGTGCATTCAGCGGGTTCAAAATCTACCCGGCCAGCGGCAAGACCCTTGTCAAAGCCGATGGAAAG ACGTTCACTTTCCTGAACAAAAAATGTGAGCGTTCGTTCCTGATGAAGCGCAACCCGCGCAAGGTGAAATGGACGGTGCTGTACCGCCGCAAGCACAAGAAGGGTATTGTGGAGGAAGCCGCCAAGAAGCGTACACGCCGCACGCAGAAATTCCAGCGTGCCATCGTCGGAGCATCGCTCTCGGACATCATGGCTAAGCGCAACATGAAGCCCGAAGTCCGCAAGGCCCAGCGCGAGCAGGCAATCAA GGCTGCCAAGGAAGCCAAGAAGGCTAAGCAGACCGACAAGAAGCCGAAAGCTGCCCAGCCCAACCCGAAGCAGCAGAAAACGAAGGCCGCCAAGGTCGCCCAGAAGGCTGCACCGCGCGTAGGAGGCAAGCGATAA
- the LOC121596770 gene encoding prefoldin subunit 1, translated as MDLELKKAFTEMQVNKIESTKKIRLLDMKMDSLKLSKQRIEVTNRHISNLDPETRVYASVGRMYVLNDVPTLTEQLKTTHASYEEIITQCEKNKDFLIKNLKEQEESLRELVQQKKSETTETNGKPAE; from the exons ATGGATCTGGAGCTCAAAAAG GCATTTACTGAAATGCAGGTGAACAAGATCGAGTCAACAAAGAAGATCCGGCTGCTTGATATGAAAATGGACAGTCTGAAGCTTTCGAAGCAACGCATTGAAGTAACGAATCGACACATCTCCAACCTTGATCCAGAAACTAGAGTGTACGCGTCGGTGGGGCGTATGTACGTGCTGAACGATGTTCCGACACTAACCGAACAGCTGAAAACGACCCATGCTTCCTACGAAGAAATAATTACTCAGTGTGAAAAGAACAAAGACTTCTTGATAAAAAATCTCAAGGAGCAGGAAGAGAGCCTTCGtgagctggtgcagcagaaaaagTCAGAGACAACCGAAACGAATGGAAAACCGGCGGAATAA
- the LOC121596193 gene encoding transmembrane protein 138, protein MLKLSLKRFASVLFFQMLFLVVDLGINSFSYLARGHHSAVIFLFIAQDVCLMLSFTAFVFSLYSTYVYQAGMANLLYEKFRTPLLISMTYFFLSIALHLWQVLGHSNEPYQFQWPKALTALFIIHRLFSPIYYYLYKKSALKMSDPRFYENLDWIASQLSIK, encoded by the exons ATGCTGAAGCTATCGCTAAAACGATTTGCCTCAGTTTTATTCTTCCAAATGCTCTTTCTCGTGGTGGATTTGGGAATAAACAGTTTTTCATATCTTGCCCGTGGTCATCATTCTGCAGTGATTTTTCTGTTCAT CGCGCAGGATGTCTGCTTAATGTTATCGTTCACGGCGTTCGTGTTCAGTCTGTACTCCACTTACGTGTACCAAGCAGGAATGGCCAACCTGCTGTACGAGAAGTTCCGTACGCCGCTCCTCATAAGCATGACGTACTTTTTCCTCAGCATCGCCCTTCACCTCTGGCAGGTATTAGGCCACTCCAATGAACCGTATCAATTCCAATGGCCCAAAGCATTGACCGCTTTATTTATAATACACCGACTGT TTTCGCCCATCTATTACTATCTCTACAAGAAATCAGCGCTAAAGATGAGTGATCCTCGATTCTATGAAAATCTGGATTGGATTGCTTCGCAGCTGTCGATTAAGTAA
- the LOC121596755 gene encoding insulin gene enhancer protein isl-1 isoform X2, with translation MLTFVEKERLSLCVGCGGQIHDQYILRVAPDLEWHAACLKCQECRQFLDESCTCFVRDGKTYCKRDYVRLFGTKCDKCGSSFSKNDFVMRAKTKIYHIECFRCSACARQLIPGDEFALRDGGSLYCKEDHDHLEKSSQNGLIQGVEPNNNISGNANNNNNNNNSTNNNNNSLSNNNHSSELGSMSDSGSESGSHKSLRGKGPSGPSDGKPTRVRTVLNEKQLHTLRTCYNANPRPDALMKEQLVEMTGLSPRVIRVWFQNKRCKDKKKTIQMKLQMQQEKEGRKLGYGMQGIPMVASSPVRHDSPLNLHGLEVTAYQPPWKALSDFALHSDLDSNGSINTHTPAFQHLVNQMHGYDVGNGGGGGPGGGPGGMPPMPGQGGQVPPIGSHMDLSGHHHPDSTDSYVTYLESDDSMQGSP, from the exons ATGCTTAcatttgttg AAAAAGAACGCTTATCCCTGTGCGTTGGGTGCGGCGGTCAAATACATGACCAATACATCCTGCGTGTCGCACCAGACCTCGAGTGGCATGCGGCCTGCCTAAAGTGCCAGGAATGTCGTCAATTTCTGGACGAGAGCTGTACCTGTTTCGTGCGTGACGGCAAAACCTATTGCAAGCGAGATTATGTGAG ATTATTCGGTACCAAATGTGATAAGTGCGGGAGCTCTTTTAGCAAAAACGACTTCGTGATGCGGGCCAAAACGAAAATCTACCACATAGAATGCTTCCGATGTTCGGCCTGCGCTCGGCAACTAATACCAG GTGACGAGTTTGCGCTCCGGGATGGTGGTTCGCTGTACTGTAAGGAGGACCATGATCATTTGGAGAAATCGTCCCAAAATGGCCTCATACAGGGTGTAGagcccaacaacaacatcagcggcaatgccaacaacaacaacaacaacaacaacagtaccaataacaacaataatagtTTAAGCAATAATAATCACTCGAGTGAACTTGGCTCCATGTCAG ATTCTGGCAGCGAATCGGGATCTCATAAAAGCTTGCGAGGCAAAGGACCCTCCGGACCTTCGGACGGTAAACCGACGCGAGTGCGGACGGTTTTAAACGAGAAGCAGCTGCACACACTACG TACGTGCTACAATGCAAACCCCCGCCCCGACGCACTGATGAAGGAGCAGCTAGTGGAGATGACCGGTCTGTCACCGCGAGTCATACGGGTTTGGTTCCAGAACAAGCGCTGCAAGgataagaaaaaaaccatccaaatgaAACTGCAGATGCAGCAGGAGAAA GAAGGTCGAAAGTTGGGCTACGGAATGCAGGGTATACCGATGGTGGCCAGCTCGCCCGTTAGACACGACTCGCCGCTCAATCTGCACGGCCTAGAGGTAACGGCGTATCAGCCACCGTGGAAGGCACTGTCCGATTTTGCACTCCACTCTGATCTCGATAGCAACGGGTCGATCAATACGCACACACCCGCGTTCCAGCATTTAGTCAATCAG ATGCATGGCTACGACGTCggtaatggtggtggtggcggtccTGGAGGTGGCCCCGGCGGAATGCCACCCATGCCGGGCCAGGGAGGCCAGGTTCCTCCAATCGGTTCGCACATGGATCTTAGTGGGCACCATCATCCGGATAGTACGGACTCGTACGTAACGTATCTCGAAAGCGACGACAGCATGCAGGGCAGCCCGTAA
- the LOC121597298 gene encoding uncharacterized protein LOC121597298, whose product MNQYRSEKQLAYLYPIIATLSFVCCISTTVAWQHWRYVLDTCVETNCGCILHGRSTATFFTGGHVAYCHWAAYGLVLPIIFCFIFGIFHVFRVCFGRRRRYPGTATVRQRSGDVILMTTKTDVEEDDISPYYWIPASVIGSLMAVLTLVHAAMYLDGFLTTCKQQRNELIKYMQANGSLVPIIQSRISCSSVFDFMDYLHLDVSFDRHREGRINTAAALIIGLVCSWICVGLWIWTVVINAKRARASKDLRI is encoded by the exons ATGAATCAGTATCGAAGCGAGAAGCAGCTCGCTTATCTGTATCCGATTATTGCAACCTTATCTTTCGTGTGCTGCATATCGACAACCGTAGCATGGCAGCACTGGCGATATGTGTTAGATACTTGTGTTGAAACTAACTGCGGATGTATTTTGCATGGCCGGTCTACTGCTACGTTTTTCACCGGAGGCCATGTCGCCTACTGTCACTGGGCAGCGTACGGATTGGTGTTACCCATAATATTCTGCTTTATCTTTGGAATATTCCATGTCTTCCGGGTATGCTTCGGACGCCGTCGTCGCTATCCGGGCACAGCCACCGTTAGGCAAAG ATCTGGAGATGTAATTTTAATGACGACCAAAACTGATGTGGAAGAGGACGACATAAGTCCTTACTACTGGATACCGGCTAGCGTCATTGGAAGTTTGATGGCGGTTCTTACGCTTGTACATGCTGCGATGTATTTGGACGGATTCTTGACTACTTGCAAGCAGCAACGCAATGAACTTATCAAGTATATGCAGGCAAACGGCAGCTTAGTACCCATCATTCAGAGCCGCATTTCATGTTCATCGGTATTTGATTTTATGGATTATTTACATTTAGACGTTTCGTTCGACAGACACCGAGAGGGAAGAATTAATACAGCAGCTGCATTGATCATAGGTTTAGTTTGTTCGTGGATTTGTGTTGGTTTGTGGATTTGGACGGTGGTAATCAATGCTAAACGAGCACGCGCCAGTAAAGACTTGCGCATTTAA